In Candidatus Methylomirabilota bacterium, the DNA window CGCAGATAGAGGGGAGCGAGCTGCTCGGCCGGGATGCCGCCGCCGGCGCTGAGCATGACGTGGCCCAGCGCGCCCACCACCGCGGGCGAGGGCAGCGAATGCACCGGATCGGCCTCGCGTAGGCCCTCGCCGAGATGACCCAGGTAGGGCCGACACGCCGGCACCCCGTCGCCCAGGACGATCACCGGCCCGCTGAGCCGCGCCGCCGCCGCGGCGGGGGGCAGCGCGAGATAGTCCCACTCGCGCTCCATGCCGCCGGCCGTCCACCGGTAGCGCGAGCAGTAGACCTCGTTCTTCCGCGCGTCGAGCAGCGGGCACACCGGCGCGTCCGCGAACGGCAGGGTGGCCGCGAGCGCGTCGAGGGTGGGCACCGGGGCTACCGGCACCTCGAGGGCCAGGGCCAGGCCCTTGGCGGTGGCCGCGCCGACGCGCAGGCCGGTGAACGAGCCGGGGCCGATGGACACCGCGAGGCCGTCCAGGCTCGCCGCCTCCCAGC includes these proteins:
- the tsaB gene encoding tRNA (adenosine(37)-N6)-threonylcarbamoyltransferase complex dimerization subunit type 1 TsaB, which codes for MRVLALETATLAGGAALLDDGRLVGESRLNIALTHSERLMLIVDRLLQDCGWEAASLDGLAVSIGPGSFTGLRVGAATAKGLALALEVPVAPVPTLDALAATLPFADAPVCPLLDARKNEVYCSRYRWTAGGMEREWDYLALPPAAAAARLSGPVIVLGDGVPACRPYLGHLGEGLREADPVHSLPSPAVVGALGHVMLSAGGGIPAEQLAPLYLRPSEAELKARHA